A part of Actinomycetota bacterium genomic DNA contains:
- a CDS encoding cytochrome c oxidase assembly protein codes for MAETTLPAAPWAALDRWALDPVTVVILFGVGSAYVAGCVRARRLGRPFQAHRPVAFAAGWVVLVLALVSPIDSSADVSFTMHMLQHLLLTLVAPPLLAFGAPITLAFATLPTGGARALAGVLRSRGVRALANPVVGWSLFVGVPIAVHASRLFDLALTSTQWHAVEHAAWVGAALVYWWPIVGVDPSPHTIGYGARLLSLLLAMPAMSFLALAIYTADAPLYGTYASLPSPWGPQALADQRNAAVLMWVAGNLALVVAMLLVATSWKRHDDEAQRRIEAREDAAVAAARIAPG; via the coding sequence ATGGCGGAGACGACTCTGCCGGCGGCTCCGTGGGCGGCGCTGGACCGGTGGGCCCTCGATCCGGTGACGGTGGTGATCCTGTTCGGAGTGGGTTCCGCCTACGTCGCCGGCTGCGTCCGGGCCCGGCGGCTCGGCCGCCCCTTCCAGGCGCACCGGCCGGTTGCGTTCGCGGCGGGGTGGGTCGTGCTCGTCCTGGCGCTGGTCTCTCCGATCGACTCGTCCGCGGACGTGTCGTTCACGATGCACATGCTGCAGCACCTGCTGTTGACGCTGGTGGCGCCGCCCCTACTCGCGTTCGGCGCGCCGATCACCCTCGCCTTCGCGACGCTGCCGACCGGCGGGGCCCGGGCGCTCGCGGGTGTGCTCCGGTCGCGCGGCGTGCGCGCGCTGGCCAACCCCGTCGTTGGCTGGAGCCTGTTCGTCGGGGTGCCGATCGCGGTGCATGCGAGCCGCCTCTTCGACCTGGCGCTGACATCGACGCAGTGGCACGCGGTCGAGCATGCGGCGTGGGTAGGTGCAGCCCTCGTCTACTGGTGGCCGATCGTCGGTGTCGATCCGAGCCCGCACACCATCGGGTACGGGGCGCGCCTGCTGTCGCTCCTGCTGGCGATGCCCGCGATGTCGTTCCTCGCGTTGGCGATCTATACGGCCGATGCCCCGCTGTACGGGACCTACGCATCCCTTCCGTCGCCGTGGGGTCCGCAGGCGCTCGCCGACCAGCGGAACGCGGCGGTGCTCATGTGGGTCGCAGGGAACCTCGCGCTCGTCGTGGCCATGCTGCTCGTGGCGACGTCGTGGAAACGCCACGACGACGAGGCGCAGCGCCGGATCGAGGCTCGTGAGGACGCAGCGGTGGCCGCCGCCCGCATCGCGCCCGGCTAA
- a CDS encoding M20/M25/M40 family metallo-hydrolase: MDNDDLRRAVADGMPQTIADLERLVRIPSIGAPGYDPSLVRASAETTVEILRSAGVGDARLLELDGGHPAVYGAIDGPADAPIVLLYAHHDVQPEGPADRWQSPPFDPVVREGRLYGRGAADDKSGIVAHAAALRSLGVPDGATPPATVRIVIEGEEECSTEHLPQLVQGHADLLRADVVVIADGGNERTGVPTIGTSVRGVTDCRVTVRVLPIAQHSGAYGGPIPDAITALCRMIATLHDDRGEIAIGGLHQFAWPGAPVTEASLREESRVFDSVKMIGSGTIADRLFAKPAVAVVGFDAPAVAGSSNQIVPQASARVSLRLAPGDDPERARDALVDHLRAAAPWGVQVEIEADEAGMGYMVDTTTPAYAVAKSALADAFEHEVVEMGSGGSVPIVPMLAEAFPGMAVLIWGAGDERSNYHSLDESVDLADLERLVLAQALFIRNLGDGTGS; the protein is encoded by the coding sequence ATGGACAACGACGACCTCCGCCGTGCCGTCGCCGACGGCATGCCCCAGACGATCGCCGACCTCGAGCGCCTCGTGCGGATCCCCTCGATCGGTGCTCCCGGCTACGACCCCTCACTCGTCCGGGCGAGCGCCGAGACGACGGTCGAGATCCTCCGGTCGGCCGGAGTCGGCGACGCCCGGTTGCTCGAACTCGACGGCGGGCATCCGGCGGTGTACGGAGCGATCGACGGGCCGGCAGACGCCCCGATCGTGCTCCTGTACGCCCACCACGACGTGCAGCCCGAGGGACCGGCCGACCGGTGGCAGAGCCCCCCGTTCGATCCGGTCGTGCGTGAGGGGCGTCTCTACGGCCGCGGCGCGGCCGACGACAAGAGCGGCATCGTCGCGCACGCGGCCGCTTTGCGGTCACTCGGCGTGCCGGATGGCGCCACGCCGCCCGCCACGGTGCGGATCGTCATCGAGGGCGAGGAAGAATGCTCCACCGAACACCTGCCGCAGCTCGTGCAGGGTCACGCCGACCTGCTGCGGGCCGACGTGGTGGTGATCGCCGACGGCGGCAACGAGCGCACCGGCGTGCCCACGATCGGCACGAGCGTCCGCGGGGTGACGGACTGCCGCGTCACCGTGCGGGTGCTGCCGATCGCCCAGCACAGCGGCGCCTACGGCGGCCCGATCCCCGACGCGATCACGGCGCTGTGTCGCATGATCGCGACCCTCCACGACGACCGAGGCGAGATCGCGATCGGCGGCCTCCACCAGTTCGCGTGGCCAGGCGCCCCCGTCACCGAGGCGTCGCTGCGCGAGGAATCCCGCGTCTTCGATTCGGTGAAGATGATCGGATCGGGCACGATCGCCGACCGGCTCTTCGCCAAGCCCGCCGTCGCAGTGGTGGGCTTCGACGCCCCCGCGGTCGCAGGTTCCTCGAACCAGATCGTGCCCCAGGCGTCGGCTCGAGTGTCGCTCCGGCTGGCGCCCGGTGACGATCCGGAGCGCGCCCGCGACGCCCTCGTCGACCACCTCCGTGCGGCCGCACCGTGGGGCGTCCAGGTCGAGATCGAAGCCGACGAGGCGGGCATGGGGTACATGGTCGACACGACCACCCCGGCGTACGCGGTTGCGAAGTCGGCCCTCGCCGACGCGTTCGAGCACGAGGTGGTCGAGATGGGAAGCGGCGGCTCGGTGCCGATCGTGCCGATGCTCGCCGAGGCCTTCCCAGGCATGGCGGTGCTGATCTGGGGCGCGGGCGACGAGCGGTCGAACTACCACTCGCTCGACGAGAGCGTCGACCTCGCCGACCTCGAGCGGCTCGTGCTCGCGCAGGCGCTGTTCATCCGCAACCTCGGCGACGGCACGGGATCCTGA
- a CDS encoding ABC transporter permease encodes MAVNREERRGGVSARGSGFFYRRPWAKLLLLLLPAVLWLVVLYLGSIAGLLINSFWSIEEFTGLIDRTLTLSTYQDLWVPYNRDIVLRTLFMAAGVTIACAILAFPLAYYMARYATRRGRFVLYLAVLMPLWSSYLVRALAWRQIFAREGVLYWSLGKVGLDGVLDTLIRAPMVGGSSLIASKISLFVVYTYLWLPFMILPVEAALERVPGSFLEASSDLGARPGLTFRRIVLPLAKPGLIAGSIFTFSLTLGDFILPTMFGSSEFYLGQQVYTQIGVVGNTPLAAAFTFVAMAIMIVYLMVAKRGGAFESL; translated from the coding sequence ATGGCGGTGAACCGGGAGGAACGCCGGGGTGGGGTGAGCGCCAGGGGCTCGGGCTTCTTCTACCGTCGTCCGTGGGCAAAGCTCCTGCTCCTGCTGTTGCCGGCCGTGCTCTGGCTGGTGGTGCTCTACCTCGGCTCGATCGCCGGGCTCCTGATCAACAGCTTCTGGAGCATCGAGGAGTTCACGGGCCTGATCGACCGCACGTTGACGCTGAGCACCTATCAGGACCTTTGGGTTCCCTACAACCGAGACATCGTGCTGCGCACGCTCTTCATGGCGGCGGGGGTCACGATCGCGTGCGCGATCCTCGCCTTCCCATTGGCGTACTACATGGCGCGGTACGCCACCCGCCGCGGGCGGTTCGTGCTTTACCTCGCGGTCCTGATGCCGCTGTGGTCGAGCTACCTGGTGCGTGCGCTGGCCTGGCGGCAGATCTTCGCCCGGGAGGGTGTGTTGTACTGGTCCCTCGGCAAGGTCGGTCTCGACGGCGTGCTCGACACCCTGATCCGGGCGCCGATGGTCGGGGGCTCATCCTTGATCGCATCGAAGATCAGCCTGTTCGTCGTCTACACGTACCTGTGGCTCCCGTTCATGATCCTGCCGGTTGAGGCGGCGCTCGAGCGGGTGCCCGGCTCGTTCCTCGAGGCCTCGAGCGACCTCGGAGCTCGCCCCGGCCTGACGTTTCGGCGGATCGTGCTGCCCCTGGCCAAGCCGGGTCTCATCGCGGGCTCGATCTTCACGTTCTCCCTCACCCTCGGCGACTTCATCCTGCCGACGATGTTCGGCAGCTCGGAGTTCTACCTCGGCCAGCAGGTGTACACGCAGATCGGCGTCGTGGGGAACACTCCGCTCGCGGCCGCCTTCACGTTCGTCGCGATGGCGATCATGATCGTGTACCTGATGGTCGCGAAGCGCGGGGGGGCGTTCGAATCGCTATGA
- a CDS encoding cytochrome c oxidase subunit 3: protein MAQVSTSAAQHRAGASPILFGTILFLASELLFFGGLFGAYYALRAETSPWPPEGVELETLLAAVATALLVLSSGTFHLGLVAARRERIGGLRAWIAITLVLGALFLSLQVLDYSRLSFEVSSHAYGTMYYAMTGLHWLHVAAGLVLMFVVLGRISQGAYRGQHIDGLHAVGYYWHFVDIVWIGLFATLFLVR, encoded by the coding sequence ATGGCCCAGGTGTCGACGTCCGCCGCGCAACACCGTGCTGGTGCCTCCCCCATCCTGTTCGGGACGATCCTGTTCCTCGCATCGGAACTACTGTTCTTCGGAGGATTGTTCGGCGCCTACTACGCATTACGGGCCGAGACCTCGCCGTGGCCACCCGAGGGGGTGGAGCTCGAGACCCTGCTGGCCGCGGTCGCCACCGCGTTGCTGGTGCTCTCGAGCGGCACGTTCCACCTCGGGCTCGTCGCCGCGCGCCGGGAGCGCATCGGTGGTCTCCGGGCCTGGATCGCGATCACCCTCGTGCTGGGAGCGCTGTTCCTTTCGCTCCAGGTGCTCGACTACTCACGGCTCTCGTTCGAGGTCTCGAGTCACGCCTACGGCACGATGTACTACGCGATGACCGGACTCCACTGGCTCCACGTGGCCGCCGGCCTCGTGCTGATGTTCGTCGTGCTCGGACGTATCTCGCAAGGGGCATACCGGGGCCAGCACATCGACGGTCTCCATGCGGTCGGCTACTACTGGCACTTCGTCGACATCGTTTGGATCGGTCTGTTCGCGACCCTGTTCCTGGTGCGCTGA
- a CDS encoding proteasome activator: MSDDPIATEPGSEQRVVEAVPVEDHNADAPDEAEVGPPAESITEPAKLLRIASMVRELLDETRQASLDEAGRSRLAEVYQRAVGELREVLSPDLQEELADLAPPLAGVPTESEIRVAQAQLVGWLEGLFHGIQAAMFAQQAAARQQFEELRRRGLLSQNPQSPDGPAEGPSRGGQYL, from the coding sequence ATGAGCGACGATCCGATCGCCACCGAGCCGGGGTCCGAACAGCGCGTCGTCGAGGCCGTGCCCGTCGAGGACCACAACGCCGACGCACCCGACGAGGCCGAGGTGGGCCCCCCGGCGGAGTCGATCACTGAGCCCGCCAAGCTGCTCCGCATCGCGAGCATGGTGCGCGAACTGCTCGATGAGACCAGGCAGGCCTCGCTCGACGAAGCGGGGCGCTCACGACTCGCCGAGGTCTATCAACGTGCCGTCGGCGAACTCAGGGAGGTCCTTTCCCCCGACCTGCAGGAGGAGCTCGCCGACCTGGCACCCCCACTCGCAGGGGTGCCCACCGAGTCCGAGATCCGCGTCGCCCAGGCGCAGCTCGTGGGCTGGCTCGAGGGGCTCTTCCACGGCATCCAGGCGGCGATGTTCGCCCAGCAGGCGGCCGCACGCCAGCAGTTCGAGGAGCTTCGGCGCCGGGGTCTGCTGAGCCAGAACCCGCAGTCGCCCGACGGCCCCGCCGAGGGCCCTTCCCGTGGTGGCCAATACCTCTAG
- a CDS encoding phosphoribosyltransferase family protein encodes MPTMADDLVRRLVEASELHGDFVLSSGARSTVYFDKFLFLTRPELLSELAHEVAALLPEGIDHLAAPEGAATLLVAAVSLETGLPVAVVRKEPKPYGTMSQVEGHAPAGARICLIEDVSTTGHQVRRAADVLADAGVTIERIVLAIDRGGADHLRDAGYDVAAVAVLRPDVPPAPGPGAATG; translated from the coding sequence ATGCCGACCATGGCCGACGACCTCGTGAGGCGCCTGGTCGAGGCGTCGGAGCTGCACGGCGACTTCGTGCTGTCGTCCGGTGCCCGTTCGACCGTCTACTTCGACAAGTTCTTGTTCCTGACCCGCCCCGAACTGCTCAGCGAGCTCGCTCACGAGGTGGCCGCGCTGCTGCCGGAGGGCATCGACCACCTGGCAGCCCCCGAGGGGGCCGCGACGCTGCTCGTGGCCGCCGTCTCGCTCGAGACCGGGCTGCCCGTCGCCGTGGTTCGGAAGGAACCGAAGCCCTACGGCACGATGTCGCAGGTCGAAGGGCACGCGCCTGCCGGCGCCCGCATCTGCCTGATCGAGGACGTGAGCACGACTGGACACCAGGTGCGCCGGGCCGCCGACGTGCTCGCCGACGCCGGCGTCACGATCGAGCGCATCGTGCTCGCGATCGACCGGGGCGGCGCCGACCACCTGCGGGATGCAGGCTACGACGTCGCGGCGGTCGCGGTGCTCCGTCCCGACGTGCCCCCTGCCCCGGGACCGGGTGCGGCGACCGGTTAG
- a CDS encoding ABC transporter permease, whose translation MSARERTGAGLGLKLASIFVVLFLYFPLAIIVLYAFTTQSSSFTFPPPGLTLEWFRVAFGREDMWEAFRLSLLVAAVSAGVAIVLGSLLAGAVYRSRFFGREALAFIIVLPIALPGIVTGIALRSTISGVLDAPLGVLTIVLGHTTFCIVIVYNNVVARLRRMSPNVAEASADLGASGWQTFRHVILPNLATALLAGGVLAFALSFDEIIVTTFTRGSDPTLPIWIFQVLFRPRNRPVTNVVALIAVTVTIVPVLLAQMLARSSDDTGTGMGARASAARPRAAIPAE comes from the coding sequence ATGAGCGCCCGCGAGCGGACCGGCGCCGGCCTCGGCCTGAAGCTCGCGTCGATCTTCGTGGTGCTGTTCCTCTACTTCCCGCTCGCGATCATCGTGCTGTACGCGTTCACGACGCAGTCGTCGTCGTTCACGTTCCCCCCTCCCGGCCTCACGCTCGAGTGGTTCCGCGTCGCGTTCGGGCGAGAGGACATGTGGGAGGCGTTCCGGCTATCGCTGCTCGTGGCGGCGGTGAGCGCTGGGGTCGCGATCGTGTTGGGGAGCTTGCTCGCCGGGGCGGTGTACCGGTCGCGCTTTTTCGGGCGCGAGGCCCTCGCGTTCATCATCGTGCTGCCGATCGCCCTTCCCGGCATCGTCACCGGTATCGCTCTCCGGTCGACGATCTCGGGCGTGCTCGATGCACCCCTCGGGGTGCTCACGATCGTGCTCGGCCACACGACGTTCTGCATCGTGATCGTCTACAACAACGTGGTCGCCAGGCTCCGGCGCATGTCGCCGAACGTGGCGGAGGCTTCGGCGGACCTCGGAGCGTCGGGGTGGCAGACGTTCCGGCACGTGATCCTGCCGAACCTCGCGACGGCGTTGCTCGCGGGCGGCGTGCTCGCGTTCGCCCTGTCGTTCGATGAGATCATCGTCACGACGTTCACGCGTGGGAGCGACCCCACCTTGCCGATCTGGATCTTCCAGGTGCTGTTCCGGCCGAGAAACCGGCCCGTCACGAACGTGGTCGCGTTGATCGCGGTCACCGTCACGATCGTGCCGGTGCTGCTCGCACAGATGCTGGCGCGAAGCTCCGACGATACGGGCACGGGCATGGGTGCGCGCGCGTCGGCCGCGCGGCCGCGCGCCGCGATCCCCGCCGAGTAG
- a CDS encoding dihydroorotate dehydrogenase 2: MATRGAGWYPTVGRPLFFALPPETSHRIATTMLGLPLPWPRIGGVSTDPALVTDLCGVALRNPIGLAAGFDKSCRHLDALGELGFGYVVGGTITRAARAGNPFPRIARSTRHRSIVNAMGLPNPGAEAVAATLRHRGRGPAPRFVSLADEDLADAVSALELLEPLVDGVELNASCPNVSWGRDRDNEAHLRALVEAFRARTVKPVLVKLPPFFTDIEREVVTSLATIARDAGADGLTCSNTRPVEDARLAVGRGGLSGRALWPHTPRIVADVRAAVGDEVAVNACGGIASGADVDTCLEAGATTVQIYTALIYEGPGVLGALTSALAGRRSVLRGR, translated from the coding sequence ATGGCGACGCGGGGCGCAGGGTGGTATCCGACGGTCGGCCGTCCCCTCTTCTTCGCGTTGCCGCCGGAGACCTCGCATCGGATCGCGACGACGATGCTGGGTCTGCCGCTTCCGTGGCCTCGGATCGGCGGGGTCTCGACCGACCCTGCGCTCGTGACCGACCTCTGCGGCGTAGCGCTGCGCAACCCGATCGGGTTGGCCGCGGGGTTCGACAAGTCCTGCCGCCACCTCGACGCTCTCGGCGAACTCGGGTTCGGGTACGTCGTCGGCGGCACGATCACCCGCGCGGCTCGGGCCGGCAATCCGTTCCCTCGTATCGCGCGGTCGACACGCCACCGCTCGATCGTCAACGCGATGGGGCTCCCGAACCCCGGCGCCGAGGCGGTCGCCGCCACGCTGCGTCACCGGGGTCGGGGTCCGGCGCCGCGATTCGTCAGCCTGGCCGACGAAGATCTCGCCGACGCAGTGTCGGCGCTCGAGCTCCTGGAGCCGCTCGTCGATGGAGTGGAGCTGAACGCGAGCTGCCCGAACGTCTCCTGGGGTCGGGACCGCGACAACGAGGCGCACCTGCGCGCGCTCGTGGAAGCCTTCCGTGCCCGGACGGTGAAGCCGGTGCTCGTGAAGCTGCCGCCGTTCTTCACCGACATCGAACGCGAGGTCGTGACGTCGCTCGCGACGATCGCACGGGATGCGGGAGCCGACGGACTGACCTGTTCGAACACGAGGCCGGTCGAGGATGCGCGCCTCGCGGTCGGCCGGGGAGGCTTGTCGGGGCGCGCGCTGTGGCCGCACACGCCGCGCATCGTCGCCGACGTGCGGGCGGCCGTCGGCGACGAGGTCGCGGTCAACGCGTGCGGCGGCATCGCGTCGGGGGCCGACGTCGATACCTGCCTCGAAGCAGGCGCCACCACCGTGCAGATCTACACCGCGCTCATCTACGAGGGCCCCGGGGTGCTCGGAGCGCTCACGTCGGCGCTCGCCGGACGTCGCTCGGTGTTGCGGGGCCGTTGA
- a CDS encoding dihydroorotate dehydrogenase-like protein, producing MSPDLRTTYLGLELANPLVPSASPLGQRIETLRTLQDAGAGAVVLPSLFEEQIEHDEIQFTGALEAGAESYAEALTYLPEFADYTTGTDAYLRHLEATVQELEIPVIGSLNGISLGGWVEHARRIEDAGAAALELNVYFIAADPDESGAAVEQRYVDLVEAVRARCTIPLAVKIGPFFSSVGDIARRLVEAGADGLVLFNRFMQPDFDLDAMTVDTTLHLSEPDELRLPLRWIAILHGRVDCSVAATTGVHSATDVLKVLFAGADVAMMASALLRQGPEHVGTVLRELEGWLGEHGYDSVAQMRGAMSQKHVPNPVAFARANYAHLVTSFVSPYDWRMAEPEGDLHA from the coding sequence GTGAGTCCGGACCTGCGCACCACCTACCTCGGCCTCGAGCTCGCGAACCCGCTCGTGCCGAGCGCATCGCCGCTGGGCCAACGCATCGAGACGCTGCGGACGCTGCAGGACGCCGGCGCCGGCGCCGTGGTGTTGCCGTCGCTGTTCGAGGAGCAGATCGAGCACGACGAGATCCAGTTCACGGGGGCGCTCGAAGCAGGCGCCGAGAGCTACGCCGAGGCGCTCACCTACCTGCCCGAGTTCGCCGACTACACGACCGGCACCGACGCCTACCTGCGACACCTCGAGGCGACGGTCCAGGAGTTGGAGATCCCCGTGATCGGGAGCCTCAACGGCATCTCACTCGGAGGCTGGGTCGAGCACGCACGCCGGATCGAGGACGCCGGCGCCGCGGCGCTCGAGCTGAACGTCTACTTCATCGCCGCCGACCCCGACGAGAGCGGCGCCGCGGTCGAACAGCGCTACGTCGATCTCGTGGAAGCCGTGCGGGCTCGCTGCACGATCCCGCTCGCGGTGAAGATCGGCCCGTTCTTCAGCTCCGTCGGCGATATCGCTCGCAGGCTCGTCGAGGCGGGCGCCGACGGTCTCGTGTTGTTCAACAGGTTCATGCAGCCCGACTTCGACCTCGACGCGATGACGGTCGACACCACGCTGCACCTATCCGAGCCCGACGAGCTGCGCCTGCCGCTGCGATGGATCGCGATCCTGCACGGGCGCGTCGACTGCTCGGTCGCCGCCACGACCGGCGTGCACTCCGCGACCGATGTGCTGAAGGTGCTCTTCGCCGGGGCCGACGTCGCGATGATGGCGAGCGCCCTGCTGCGTCAGGGTCCCGAGCACGTCGGCACGGTGCTCCGCGAGCTCGAGGGGTGGCTCGGCGAGCACGGGTACGACAGCGTCGCGCAGATGCGGGGCGCGATGAGCCAAAAGCACGTGCCGAACCCCGTGGCGTTCGCGCGGGCGAACTACGCGCACCTTGTGACGAGCTTCGTGAGCCCGTATGACTGGCGCATGGCCGAGCCGGAGGGCGACCTACACGCCTGA
- a CDS encoding ABC transporter ATP-binding protein has product MSDAAVAARGAEAGVGDVAVRLEGVVKRFGDVVAVDGVDLDVREGEFFSMLGPSGSGKTTCLRMIAGFERPTAGRVLLGGVDVGDKPPYERDVNTVFQDYALFPHMTVAENVGYGLMVRKAPKADRASRAEEALEMVRLSGFGDRKPAQLSGGQRQRVALARALVMRPRVLLLDEPLGALDLKLRQAMQVELKEIQQAVGLTFIYVTHDQEEALTMSDRLAVFNHGRVEQVGTPAEVYERPATGFVAGFVGVSNVLEGDAAAAIVGSPSAVTIRPEKIHFALDVDSAVAEGECTATGVVTKVVYLGAVTRYTVTLDEGGELVVMQQNLRTSSMEALQVQGRRVRLTWERQHSRPVEPGDGPGGAPAEGTTGSVDPGEEDA; this is encoded by the coding sequence GTGAGCGACGCTGCCGTGGCCGCGCGCGGCGCGGAGGCGGGCGTCGGCGACGTCGCGGTCAGGCTCGAGGGCGTCGTGAAGCGCTTCGGCGACGTCGTGGCGGTCGACGGGGTCGACCTCGACGTGCGCGAAGGGGAGTTCTTCTCGATGCTCGGCCCTTCCGGATCTGGCAAGACGACCTGCCTGCGCATGATCGCCGGGTTCGAGCGGCCGACGGCCGGCCGCGTGCTGCTCGGCGGGGTCGACGTTGGCGACAAGCCGCCGTACGAACGCGACGTGAACACCGTCTTCCAGGACTACGCCCTTTTCCCGCACATGACGGTCGCCGAGAACGTGGGCTACGGATTGATGGTGCGCAAGGCACCCAAGGCCGATCGAGCGTCCCGGGCCGAGGAGGCGCTCGAGATGGTCCGGCTCAGCGGGTTCGGGGATCGCAAGCCCGCGCAGCTCTCGGGCGGGCAACGCCAGCGCGTCGCGCTCGCCCGGGCGCTCGTGATGCGGCCGCGTGTGCTGCTGCTCGACGAGCCCCTGGGGGCGCTCGACCTGAAGCTGCGACAGGCGATGCAGGTGGAACTGAAGGAGATCCAGCAGGCCGTGGGGCTGACCTTCATCTACGTCACGCACGACCAGGAGGAGGCGCTCACGATGAGCGACCGCCTCGCGGTCTTCAACCACGGTCGCGTCGAACAGGTGGGGACACCGGCCGAGGTCTACGAACGGCCCGCCACCGGCTTCGTGGCCGGATTCGTGGGCGTGTCGAACGTGCTCGAGGGCGATGCCGCCGCGGCGATCGTGGGGTCGCCTTCGGCGGTCACGATCCGTCCGGAGAAGATCCACTTCGCCCTCGACGTGGACTCGGCGGTCGCCGAGGGCGAGTGCACGGCAACCGGAGTGGTCACGAAGGTCGTATACCTGGGTGCCGTGACCAGGTACACGGTCACGTTGGACGAGGGGGGCGAGCTGGTCGTCATGCAGCAGAACCTGCGCACGTCGTCGATGGAGGCGCTGCAGGTCCAGGGGCGCCGCGTGCGATTGACGTGGGAGCGACAACACAGCCGCCCGGTGGAACCCGGAGACGGGCCCGGTGGGGCGCCGGCCGAGGGGACGACGGGGTCGGTCGACCCCGGGGAGGAGGATGCATGA
- a CDS encoding ABC transporter substrate-binding protein yields MTKWMRLLALLAALSLVAAACGDDGGGGGDTGGGDGGTTTSGDPDEPTITSVGEGEGEVNIIAWAGYIEDGSTDPAYDWVTSFEEETGCQVNVTTAGTSDEMVALMQEGGGQYDLVTASGDASLRLIAGDTVQPVNLDLIESYSTVDPNLQDAEWFTVDTDGDGTTEHYGTPYQWGSNVLMYSTAAFKGKAPDSWSVVFEEQTLPDGDSNKGRVQAYDGAIYIADAALYLRATQPDLGIEDPYALNEDQFNAALDLLRQQRELIGRYWHDAYVQMDDFVNGEAVASGSWPFQVNFIEGAGKDFSSVIPKEGATGWADTTMMHTEAPHPNCAYLWMEHSLDPKVQGDLASWFGSVPAVPEACEGNELLGPDGCVTNGIENFDQIEFWKTPQSDCFAPDSGAVCVPYQQWVTNYVAVIGGR; encoded by the coding sequence ATGACGAAGTGGATGCGCCTGCTGGCGCTCCTCGCCGCGCTCTCGCTGGTCGCCGCCGCGTGCGGCGATGATGGCGGGGGGGGCGGAGACACCGGCGGCGGGGACGGAGGCACCACGACATCGGGCGACCCCGATGAGCCCACGATCACCTCGGTGGGCGAGGGCGAGGGCGAGGTCAACATCATCGCGTGGGCCGGCTACATCGAGGACGGCTCGACCGATCCGGCCTACGACTGGGTGACCTCTTTCGAGGAGGAGACCGGCTGCCAGGTCAACGTGACCACCGCCGGCACATCCGACGAGATGGTCGCCCTGATGCAGGAGGGCGGGGGCCAGTACGACCTGGTCACGGCATCCGGCGATGCCAGCCTGCGACTGATCGCCGGCGACACCGTGCAGCCGGTGAACCTCGACCTGATCGAGAGCTACTCGACGGTCGACCCCAACCTGCAGGACGCGGAGTGGTTCACGGTCGACACTGACGGCGACGGCACGACCGAACATTACGGCACGCCGTACCAGTGGGGCTCGAACGTGCTGATGTACTCGACCGCCGCGTTCAAGGGCAAGGCGCCCGACAGCTGGTCGGTGGTGTTCGAGGAGCAGACACTGCCCGACGGCGACTCGAACAAGGGTCGCGTGCAGGCCTACGACGGCGCGATCTACATCGCCGACGCCGCGCTGTACCTGCGGGCAACGCAACCGGACCTCGGCATCGAGGATCCGTACGCGCTCAACGAGGACCAGTTCAACGCCGCTCTGGATCTGTTGCGCCAGCAGCGTGAGCTCATCGGCCGCTACTGGCACGACGCGTACGTCCAGATGGATGACTTCGTCAACGGCGAGGCTGTCGCGAGCGGCTCGTGGCCGTTCCAGGTGAACTTCATCGAGGGCGCCGGCAAGGACTTCTCGTCGGTGATCCCGAAGGAGGGGGCCACGGGCTGGGCCGACACCACGATGATGCACACCGAGGCGCCGCACCCAAACTGCGCCTACCTATGGATGGAGCACTCGCTCGACCCCAAGGTGCAGGGCGACCTGGCCTCGTGGTTCGGCTCCGTGCCCGCCGTGCCGGAAGCATGCGAGGGCAACGAGCTTCTCGGCCCTGATGGGTGCGTCACGAACGGCATCGAGAACTTCGACCAGATCGAGTTCTGGAAGACCCCGCAGTCCGACTGCTTCGCGCCGGACTCGGGCGCCGTATGCGTGCCGTACCAGCAGTGGGTCACGAACTACGTCGCGGTGATCGGCGGGCGTTGA